A window from Choristoneura fumiferana chromosome 22, NRCan_CFum_1, whole genome shotgun sequence encodes these proteins:
- the LOC141440557 gene encoding m-AAA protease-interacting protein 1, mitochondrial — MNLAIRQVLTGQSFRICNRVTYKCLPKQLPLTSTCSVVRFRNYCDNNVETRKLPQLMEFPPVVWPSFIKFIKNWMFANLIIRPYFEPEFSLSEFIEASKHAVQVVSEALQKSDFKSLEGLVDKEAIAALKTAVSQLSVTQRQLLSIEKEDIFYAFPYQVGVMFDESDKRWVEITMCYHVLRGLKQMQETGDLPPVTLGVQPEYQDKIFILNYRFIREFTKGVEDSWWVNIVNHFQPQSMIKK, encoded by the exons ATGAATTTAGCTATAAGACAGGTCCTTACAGGGCAGTCCTTTCGAATATGCAACAGAGTTACCTATAAATGTTTACCAAAACAACTACCTCTAACCTCAACATGCTCTGTTGTACGATTTCGGAATTATTGCGATAACAATGTGGAAACGAGGAAGCTACCACAGCTCATGGAGTTTCCTCCTGTCGTGTGGCCTTCTTTTATCAAATTCATTAAGAACTGGATGTTTGCCAACCTGATAATCAGGCCCTATTTTGAGCCGGAATTTAGTCTATCAGAGTTCATAGAAGCTTCCAAGCATGCAGTTCAG GTTGTTTCCGAAGCCCTTCAGAAGAGTGACTTCAAGTCACTAGAAGGCCTTGTAGATAAAGAGGCGATTGCTGCTCTTAAGACTGCCGTGTCCCAGCTGTCAGTTACCCAGCGGCAGCTACTGTCCATCGAGAAGGAGGACATATTTTATGCTTTCCCATATCAA GTGGGAGTCATGTTCGATGAGTCTGACAAGCGCTGGGTGGAGATAACAATGTGCTACCATGTGCTGCGCGGACTGAAACAGATGCAAGAGACCGGGGACTTGCCACCGGTCACACTAGG AGTCCAACCAGAATACCAAGATAAAATCTTCATCCTAAACTACAGATTCATCCGGGAATTCACAAAAGGTGTTGAAGACAGCTGGTGGGTTAACATAGTCAACCATTTCCAGCCGCAGTctatgataaaaaaatag
- the LOC141440556 gene encoding mucosa-associated lymphoid tissue lymphoma translocation protein 1-like — translation MSLLQQIPFSEYKKVIGALTTEQCEVVAKLAHLDIHFDQAKIPGEELLKSLDRNGCTVQKYREFLNKALSTKLIRTYYRPETKVAILIANEKYHHLSKLVTPSIDCDLLASSFKHLGFIVVTIKNTTSNDLKEILAKVFDLIPENSYCFVFYAGHGCELCNTKCMLGIDCPAEDIQLSHCITENYVLREANKCKPDLSVLIMDMCRLCLNRGANPQIFSAISDVEEYSIHKNSLIAYSTQSSQAAYEVLQIECSHTIDNNVTYELKPGDTDKIVPRGSQYVNALCTRLEDGLDVSALLDKVHEDVENSMKRQRPIKLQCGVAKRSLYDPARGDVEDVLNKIQELCKAYEGYCSVF, via the exons ATGTCGCTGTTACAGCAAATTCCGTTTTCGGAGTATAAGAAAGTTATTGGAGCCTTAACTACAGAACAATGCGAAGTTGTCGCAAAACTAGCACACTTGGA CATACATTTTGACCAGGCAAAGATACCCGGTGAAGAATTATTAAAAAGTCTTGATAGAAATGGCTGCACAGTGCAAAAGTACAGGGAGTTCCTAAATAAAGCACTGAGCACTAAACTGATCAGAACTTATTATAGGCCAGAGACTAAAGTAGCCATTTTGATAGCTAATGAGAAGTACCACCATCTGTCAAAATTAGTAACTCCATCCATAGACTGTGATTTGCTGGCCAGCAGTTTCAAGCACTTAGGATTTATTGTTGTgaccataaaaaatacaacaagtaATGATTTGAAAGAAATTCTGGCTAAggtatttgatttgataccAGAAAATTCAtatt GTTTTGTATTCTACGCGGGGCATGGATGTGAACTGTGCAACACTAAATGCATGCTCGGCATTGATTGCCCGGCAGAAGACATCCAGTTGAGCCACTGTATCACCGAAAACTATGTGCTACGAGAGGCTAACAAGTGCAAGCCGGATCTAAGTGTTCTCATCATGGATATGTGCAGGCTTTGTTTGAATAG gGGCGCCAACCCCCAAATCTTCAGCGCTATATCGGACGTCGAAGAATACTCCATTCACAAAAACAGCCTCATAGCCTACTCCACGCAATCGTCACAAGCAGCCTACGAGGTTCTACAGATAGAATGTTCACATACCATAGACAATAATGTTACATATGAGCTGAAGCCAGGAGATACAGATAAGATTGTACCGAGGGGCAGTCAGTATGTGAACGCTTTATGCACGCGGTTGGAAGACGGACTGGATGTCAGTGCCTTGCTCGATAAGGTTCATGAAG ATGTGGAGAATTCGATGAAGAGACAAAGACCTATCAAACTTCAGTGTGGAGTGGCTAAACGATCGTTGTATGATCCAGCTAGAG GTGACGTTGAAGATGTTTTGAACAAAATACAGGAATTATGCAAAGCATATGAAGGTTATTGCAGCGTTTTTTAA
- the LOC141440558 gene encoding uncharacterized protein encodes MAIGVDTSKWKPRKIVGTPAAKFRNALAAGILGFGILWGAFFQLSNFTDPMKKAAEVLYEDPIEEVERKIMIASGMHVRSGDKLRQLMEEEKRIDLPDK; translated from the exons ATGGCGATCGGCGTTGATACGTCAAAGTGGAAACCTAGGAAAATAGTAGGAACACCGGCAGCTAAGTTTAGGAATGCTCTTGCTGCTGGCATTTTAGGCTTCGGTATACTATGGGGCGCATTTTTTCA ACTATCGAATTTTACGGATCCTATGAAAAAGGCAGCGGAAGTTCTTTACGAGGACCCCATTGAGGAAGTAGAGAGAAAAATTATGATAGCTAGTGGCATGCACGTTCGATCCGGCGATAAACTGAGACAATTGATGGAAGAAGAGAAAAGAATTGATTTACCAGACAAATAA
- the mus312 gene encoding mutagen-sensitive 312 has protein sequence MNIGSTDSQCQVVSKYFTGNTVMDESLTDFKEKKSFQGPKNVKASAPKPRAKKAVKRIKGQKDIRIALKPKKNELIAYSKDFDNVCKKSGIDVDSEQLQLAIALSKSLQASESANAPSTSQPLNAQQRTGLIRTTLKEYGFKVPEVKPNINKKNKKRRKPYKLLLTTEDQKQQIISDRYTQLLFELNNSKTTSTSKDLDTSSIFLYNMASNIEYGDIKNDDVFYVEDLIEKSPNNMGCLLKDWSNIPGRLTSPMQEKSEIVFSEIECSQDELDIVLSGSLKSSKDILKRRNLYRRKTIVCIDNDVIDKTHEVHVGPASSACDDEILSPEVVTIVCNSSNTTVTEDNSTEIITVLEKQLLTVTQPCRSLSPDLFDDDDDDTVVEIAEKSPVKLVTNVTKEASTFMDLTECVNIVSQNIINSDDGKVKKAPNLSQGDVTKRKSNDFMEMTDCVGVSSQPIKEMIEEHIDLTIPCMNNEALERKSICVENIHSVEHMDLTQSSNSSNESLPFVHISGKERVQEKSLDDTIILNDNDYQEVNTVKINTVANENINIVLNDNRHKSHATELNAGSDEIIKINSQESLIDVPKEASIVDLDASHIDDKVEDNIDVTQTFVPKNASILDLDASNIDDKVEDNIDLTQTSKSNESDICSPVKNTPNCMNSLGMSSLGKKDDVSVDYDEALENMNCYTDHAYDLNFNADNSVLEDNKLDTSKKEVQFHNNEDNEVVGLPGSRLKSSNRDTDLNFDIGGISVINGLQSFNRESRNTIYEPNGSMRDSLPIVEIGGTEPPPKPKPPFDEFPDPVDHMNSNFIQERTKTPTKAANLQIAVTPKQSEYIVRTDNITPMADYAAMTSPERNRELDKYGLKPFKRKRAIQLLTHLYNQTHPFVESAQELTSPSKKRKLECLTQPSTSKSPRKVSKSPKKSSKPNTSKSPRNGSEGAGSLNVPDKENDMFMVTNEVPTLRDIECDADDWVFQKREKAKLHSCRVPLHIAFHNFVSCRRLLHEAILRYEPVNIDVIHKELVASGHRYDPKDLLKFMDKKCITVKTADNAKNKNRY, from the exons ATGAACATAGGTAGTACTGATAG CCAATGCCAAGTTGTTAGCAAATACTTTACTGGCAACACTGTTATGGATGAGAGTCTCACAGACTTTAAAGAGAAGAAAAGTTTTCAAGGACCTAAGAATGTAAAAGCTTCAGCCCCTAAACCTAGGGCCAAAAAAGCTGTGAAAAGAATCAAAGGTCAGAAAGATATCCGAATTGCATTGAAGCCAAAGAAAAACGAGCTAATTGCTTATTCTAAAGATTTTGATAATGTTTGTAAGAAATCTGGTATTGATGTTGACTCAGAGCAACTACAGCTAGCTATAGCTCTATCAAAGTCCTTGCAAGCAAGTGAATCTGCAAATGCTCCAAGCACTTCACAACCATTAAATGCACAGCAAAGAACAGGTCTTATTCGAACAACTTTAAAGGAATATGGTTTCAAAGTTCCTGAAGTTAAACCaaatataaataagaaaaacaagaaaagaaGAAAACCATACAAATTGCTTTTAACAACTGAAGATCAGAAACAACAAATTATATCTGACAGATACACGCAACTTCTTTTTGAATTGAACAATTCAAAAACAACAAGTACAAGCAAAGATTTAGATACGtctagtatatttttatataatatggCAAGTAACATAGAATATGGTGATATCAAAAATGATGATGTATTTTATGTAGAAGATTTAATTGAAAAGTCACCAAATAACATGGGTTGTTTATTAAAGGATTGGTCCAATATACCAGGGAGACTTACAAGTCCGATGCAAGAGAAATCTGAGATAGTATTTTCTGAAATTGAATGCTCTCAAGATGAATTAGACATTGTTCTCAGTGGATCATTGAAATCTAGCAAAGATATTCTTAAAAGGAGAAACTTGTATAGGAGAAAAACTATTGTCTGCATTGACAATGATGTTATTGATAAAACACATGAGGTCCATGTAGGTCCTGCTAGTAGTGCATGTGATGATGAAATTTTATCTCCAGAGGTTGTAACAATTGTCTGTAATTCTAGCAACACAACAGTAACTGAAGACAATTCCACTGAAATAATAACTGTACTAGAAAAACAGTTACTTACAGTAACACAACCTTGTAGAAGTTTATCACCTGACttatttgatgatgatgatgatgatacagtaGTTGAAATAGCTGAAAAAAGTCCTGTTAAATTAGTTACTAATGTTACAAAAGAAGCTAGTACCTTTATGGATCTAACAGAATGTGTAAATATTGTTTCACAAAATATCATTAATAGTGATGATGGCAAAGTAAAGAAGGCCCCTAATTTATCGCAAGGTGATGTAACTAAACGAAAATCAAATGATTTTATGGAGATGACAGATTGTGTTGGTGTATCATCACAACCAATAAAAGAAATGATAGAAGAACACATAGATTTAACAATACCTTGTATGAATAATGAAGCTTTAGAGAGAAAAAGTATATGCGTTGAAAATATACATAGTGTTGAGCACATGGATCTAACTCAGTCTTCAAACTCTAGCAATGAATCATTACCTTTTGTTCACATTAGTGGCAAAGAACGTGTACAAGAAAAATCACTAGATGATACAATAATATTGAATGATAATGATTACCAGGAAGTTaacacagtaaaaataaatacagttgCAAATGAGAATATTAATATTGTCTTAAATGATAATAGACATAAAAGCCACGCTACAGAATTAAACGCAGGCTCTgatgaaattataaaaataaattcacaagAAAGTCTTATTGATGTACCTAAAGAGGCTTCAATAGTTGACTTGGATGCAAGCCATATAGACGATAAAGTGGAAGATAATATTGATGTCACCCAAACTTTCGTACCTAAAAATGCTTCAATACTTGACTTGGACGCAAGTAATATAGATGATAAAGTGGAAGATAATATTGATCTCACCCAAACTTCCAAATCGAACGAATCAGACATTTGTAGTCCTGTTAAAAATACACCTAATTGTATGAACAGCCTTGGTATGAGCAGTCTTGGTAAAAAAGACGATGTTTCAGTAGATTATGATGAAGCTTTAGAAAACATGAATTGTTATACAGATCATGCATACGATTTAAATTTCAATGCTGATAACAGTGTGTTAGAAGATAATAAATTAGATACATCAAAGAAAGAAGTTCAATTTCATAACAATGAAGATAATGAAGTTGTAGGACTTCCTGGATCTAGATTAAAATCATCAAATAGAGATACAGATCTCAATTTTGATATTGGTGGCATTTCTGTGATAAATGGCCTTCAGAGTTTTAATAGAGAATCAAGAAATACAATATATGAGCCTAACGGAAGTATGAGGGACAGCTTACCTATAGTTGAAATAGGAGGTACAGAACCACCACCAAAACCTAAACCACCATTTGATGAATTTCCTGATCCTGTAGACCACATGAATAGTAACTTTATTCAAGAAAGAACGAAAACTCCCACTAAAGCAGCTAATTTGCAAATAGCAGTGACTCCAAAACAATCTGAATATATTGTTAGAACAGATAACATAACTCCAATGGCAGACTATGCAGCTATGACATCACCAGAAAGAAATAGAGAATTAGACAAATATGGATTGAAAccatttaaaagaaaaagag CAATACAACTCCTGACGCATTTGTACAATCAAACACACCCATTCGTAGAATCAGCGCAAGAATTGACCTCCCCATCCAAAAAGAGGAAACTAGAATGTCTAACTCAACCCTCTACATCAAAATCTCCCCGAAAAGTTTCAAAGTCACCGAAGAAAAGTTCTAAACCAAATACTTCTAAATCTCCAAGAAATGGTTCAGAAGGTGCTGGAAGTTTGAATGTACCGGATAAAGAAAATGATATGTTTATGGTCACCAATGAAGTGCCAACTTTAAGGGATATTGAGTGTGATGCTGATGACTGGGTTTTTCAGAAGCGAGAGAAGGCTAAG cttcactCCTGCCGCGTGCCTCTCCACATCGCCTTCCacaacttcgtgtcttgccgacGGCTCCTCCACGAAGCTATACTAAGATACGAACCTGTCAATATAGACGTGATACACAAGGAGTTGGTGGCGAGCGGGCACCGGTATGATCCTAAG GATCTCCTAAAATTCATGGACAAGAAATGCATAACGGTGAAAACAGCTGACAAtgccaaaaataaaaatcgctaCTGA
- the LOC141440560 gene encoding protein IMPACT-B-like isoform X1 — MKIIKVENIKKHPDSGIREQDEEIEALSSIYGDDWSTESDVTRTFRIRVVENQQEALLYVTMPPEYPSKSPPKFELSAPWMDRKEKVKLHQALNDVYLECIGETVIYQWVEKVREILLTMKPEKKEIKQKQDRRSPDVVQNLSQNVPCPEIIHGEVIVDRKSIFQGHLAVVKSLEEVNVVLQKLKENKKIMNATHNMYAYRIERKTDKGTTILQDCDEDGEAHAGGRMMKLIQILDQKNTLVVISRWYGGIQLGPDRFRHISNAMRQVIEQAGLLKK; from the exons atgaaaataattaaagttgAAAATATAAAGAAGCATCCGGATTCCGGAATACGGGAACAG gacGAGGAAATTGAGGCTTTAAGTTCTATTTATGGGGATGATTGGAGCACAGAGAGTGACGTTACGAGGACCTTCAGGATCCGAGTTGTGGAAAATCAACAGGAAGCTCTGTTGTACGTTACAATGCCACCCGAATATCCGAGCAAGTCTCCGCCGAAATTTGAGCTGTCTGCGCCCTGGATGGATAGGAAGGAGAAGGTCAAGCTACATCAGGCACTGAACGACGTTTATCT GGAATGCATAGGAGAAACAGTAATTTACCAATGGGTAGAAAAAGTCAGAGAAATATTATTGACGATGAAgcctgaaaaaaaagaaataaaacagaaGCAGGATCGACGAAGTCCTGATGTTGTGCAAAACTTGTCACAG aatGTGCCATGTCCAGAAATAATTCACGGAGAAGTAATAGTGGATCGAAAAAGCATTTTCCAAGGACATTTAGCTGTCGTCAAAAGTTTGGAGGAAGTCAA tgtGGTCCTCCAAAAACTAAAGGAGAACAAGAAGATAATGAATGCTACACATAACATGTATGCTTATCGTATTGAGCGTAAGACCGACAAAGGGACAACAATACTCCAGGATTGCGACGAAGATGGGGAGGCGCACGCCGGGGGGCGGATGATGAAGCTGATTCAGATATTGGATCAAAAGAACACACTAGTTGTTATATCAAGATG GTACGGTGGTATCCAACTTGGACCAGACAGATTTCGCCACATCAGTAACGCCATGAGACAAGTCATTGAACAAGCTGGCTTGTTGAAAAAATGA
- the LOC141440560 gene encoding protein IMPACT-B-like isoform X2: MFSDNIIKQDEEIEALSSIYGDDWSTESDVTRTFRIRVVENQQEALLYVTMPPEYPSKSPPKFELSAPWMDRKEKVKLHQALNDVYLECIGETVIYQWVEKVREILLTMKPEKKEIKQKQDRRSPDVVQNLSQNVPCPEIIHGEVIVDRKSIFQGHLAVVKSLEEVNVVLQKLKENKKIMNATHNMYAYRIERKTDKGTTILQDCDEDGEAHAGGRMMKLIQILDQKNTLVVISRWYGGIQLGPDRFRHISNAMRQVIEQAGLLKK; the protein is encoded by the exons ATGTTTTCAGACAACATAATTAAACAA gacGAGGAAATTGAGGCTTTAAGTTCTATTTATGGGGATGATTGGAGCACAGAGAGTGACGTTACGAGGACCTTCAGGATCCGAGTTGTGGAAAATCAACAGGAAGCTCTGTTGTACGTTACAATGCCACCCGAATATCCGAGCAAGTCTCCGCCGAAATTTGAGCTGTCTGCGCCCTGGATGGATAGGAAGGAGAAGGTCAAGCTACATCAGGCACTGAACGACGTTTATCT GGAATGCATAGGAGAAACAGTAATTTACCAATGGGTAGAAAAAGTCAGAGAAATATTATTGACGATGAAgcctgaaaaaaaagaaataaaacagaaGCAGGATCGACGAAGTCCTGATGTTGTGCAAAACTTGTCACAG aatGTGCCATGTCCAGAAATAATTCACGGAGAAGTAATAGTGGATCGAAAAAGCATTTTCCAAGGACATTTAGCTGTCGTCAAAAGTTTGGAGGAAGTCAA tgtGGTCCTCCAAAAACTAAAGGAGAACAAGAAGATAATGAATGCTACACATAACATGTATGCTTATCGTATTGAGCGTAAGACCGACAAAGGGACAACAATACTCCAGGATTGCGACGAAGATGGGGAGGCGCACGCCGGGGGGCGGATGATGAAGCTGATTCAGATATTGGATCAAAAGAACACACTAGTTGTTATATCAAGATG GTACGGTGGTATCCAACTTGGACCAGACAGATTTCGCCACATCAGTAACGCCATGAGACAAGTCATTGAACAAGCTGGCTTGTTGAAAAAATGA